The following proteins are co-located in the Gloeocapsa sp. PCC 7428 genome:
- a CDS encoding TMEM14 family protein — MNIAIIAAIAYGTIAIIGGIIGYTQARSTASLISGIISGLLLIAGGVFYLQGQAWGFTLALAITAILVVVFTIRFVKTRKFMPAGLMLTLGVLTLVIMVSQLGAA; from the coding sequence ATGAATATAGCTATTATTGCAGCGATCGCCTATGGAACCATTGCCATCATTGGCGGTATTATCGGTTACACGCAAGCTCGGAGTACGGCATCTTTAATTTCGGGAATCATTAGCGGTTTACTGCTCATTGCTGGGGGAGTTTTTTATTTACAAGGACAAGCTTGGGGCTTTACTTTAGCACTGGCTATTACAGCTATCTTAGTCGTTGTATTTACAATTAGATTCGTAAAAACACGCAAGTTTATGCCAGCGGGATTAATGCTGACGTTGGGAGTTCTCACGCTAGTCATCATGGTAAGTCAATTAGGAGCAGCCTAA
- a CDS encoding Uma2 family endonuclease produces the protein MSSTEEKTISQDAGWDWEPPMPPTDLIFDDGEPLESNRHRIAMDVLIRSLEQAWSERNDFFAGGNMFIYYSSTQARNRDFRGPDFFVVLDADGTKSRQGWVVWEEDGRYPDVIVELMSPSTAEVDKVTKKEIYERTFRTPNYFVYDPFNPSSLQGWQLDASHRYQPLEANERGWLWCATLGFWLGIWEGTIQRETAPWLRFFDSSGNLVLLPEEAAQVKVQQATQQAEQERLKAERLAAQLRALGVEPEV, from the coding sequence ATGTCATCTACTGAAGAAAAGACAATCTCCCAAGATGCGGGGTGGGATTGGGAACCGCCGATGCCGCCTACTGATTTGATATTCGATGATGGTGAACCCTTGGAAAGCAATCGTCACCGTATTGCAATGGATGTCTTGATTCGATCGCTAGAACAAGCTTGGTCGGAGCGCAATGACTTTTTTGCAGGCGGTAATATGTTTATTTACTATAGCAGCACTCAAGCACGCAATCGTGACTTTCGTGGACCAGATTTTTTTGTTGTTTTAGACGCTGATGGTACAAAATCGCGTCAAGGTTGGGTAGTGTGGGAGGAAGATGGGCGATATCCAGATGTCATCGTAGAGTTGATGTCGCCGTCAACTGCGGAAGTAGACAAGGTAACAAAGAAAGAGATTTACGAACGCACGTTTAGAACGCCAAATTATTTTGTGTACGATCCTTTTAATCCGAGTTCGCTACAAGGATGGCAATTAGATGCTAGCCATCGCTATCAGCCGTTAGAAGCAAACGAACGCGGATGGCTGTGGTGTGCAACTTTGGGTTTTTGGTTAGGTATTTGGGAGGGAACTATACAGAGAGAAACTGCACCTTGGTTGCGTTTTTTTGATAGTTCTGGCAATTTAGTTTTGTTACCCGAAGAAGCAGCACAGGTAAAAGTACAACAAGCTACTCAACAAGCCGAACAAGAACGTCTAAAAGCTGAGCGCTTGGCAGCACAACTAAGAGCATTAGGAGTAGAACCCGAAGTGTGA
- a CDS encoding AAA family ATPase, with the protein MPATLEYNFVHDFTHFEQHVAKIFHKHGWTVETAKPNQPGYDLVVKKNHCVAAVQVKWLKNNATSTQLSKFADYLDSPEGKKFNAGIFLTTKGFGGPARALIKSWGQDTKIRCGVATESSFNFINGDVDVSSSPEPPKPGKIYFGVFTCKGGVGKTTVAAHLAGAFALQGFNVALVDLDPEENLQKLVGDGVYVPNPKGVGTTIEVFKGEDWHEDAARDAKIVIFDCSPAMERNHSELVAKFDYCIIPTTLNPLGINKHGKVIQQTVKDIRRINRSAHLFVLVNNFKDPGYRRLQILRRAYADIYKETSKIDDKFHCIDPEEVCIRASDLLYYWGIHILESPDHPRSELAFNLIGGRCYPREDFINLADYIEQKAGIGILRD; encoded by the coding sequence ATGCCTGCAACATTAGAATATAATTTTGTTCATGATTTCACTCATTTTGAGCAGCACGTCGCTAAAATCTTTCACAAACACGGTTGGACTGTTGAAACTGCTAAACCTAATCAACCTGGATACGATTTAGTTGTTAAAAAAAATCATTGTGTTGCGGCTGTACAAGTTAAATGGCTGAAAAATAATGCAACATCAACACAACTATCAAAGTTTGCCGATTATCTAGATTCTCCTGAAGGTAAAAAGTTTAATGCTGGTATTTTTCTCACTACAAAAGGTTTCGGCGGTCCAGCGCGTGCTTTAATAAAATCTTGGGGTCAAGATACTAAAATTCGCTGTGGTGTTGCGACAGAAAGTAGTTTTAACTTCATTAACGGCGACGTTGATGTATCGTCCTCACCTGAACCACCCAAGCCTGGCAAAATTTATTTTGGTGTTTTTACGTGTAAAGGTGGTGTAGGTAAAACAACAGTTGCAGCGCATTTAGCAGGTGCATTTGCGTTACAAGGTTTCAACGTAGCTTTAGTAGATTTAGACCCTGAAGAAAATTTACAAAAGCTTGTCGGTGATGGTGTTTATGTTCCTAATCCTAAAGGAGTGGGGACAACAATTGAAGTATTTAAGGGCGAAGATTGGCATGAGGATGCTGCGCGTGATGCCAAGATTGTAATTTTTGATTGTTCGCCTGCAATGGAAAGAAATCACTCTGAATTAGTAGCAAAATTTGATTATTGCATTATTCCCACAACTTTAAATCCTTTGGGCATTAATAAGCATGGAAAAGTCATTCAACAGACTGTAAAAGACATACGTAGAATTAATAGAAGTGCCCATTTATTTGTATTAGTTAATAATTTTAAAGATCCTGGATACCGACGTTTGCAGATTTTGAGAAGAGCTTATGCAGATATTTATAAAGAAACGAGTAAAATAGACGATAAGTTTCACTGTATTGACCCTGAAGAAGTTTGTATTCGTGCTAGCGATCTTCTTTATTACTGGGGTATTCATATTCTGGAAAGTCCAGATCATCCCCGTAGTGAATTAGCATTTAACTTAATTGGTGGAAGATGCTATCCGCGTGAAGATTTTATTAACTTAGCCGATTATATCGAGCAGAAAGCGGGAATTGGAATTTTGAGAGACTAA
- a CDS encoding cyclase family protein: MILDSAKLYLLKEVAPLANEIDTHPEILFKALRGLGNLGLLALRVPPQWGGVGISDQDFASFQELVARYSGALAFLQTQHQSAAGMLVQSSNSRLQQAYLPRIGNGDVLLGVGFSHIRRLGNPTIAIPVTGGYQIDGFVPWVTGWNLFAEFIVAATLPDGGAVFGIVPFVETQQATGGAIAFSPPMQLAAMRSTSTVSATLTQFFLSSDRVVFVKPAGWIHNNDIKNVLRATPLAIGCAMAGLDIVKATAQTKSLAFIDKAFTALERELNECREAIAQAQHTFTQKVQLRAWAIDLAVRTAHAAVTVSSGSANDTAHPAQRVYREALVYTVSGQTPAIMEATLTQLTSPPRYHSKKRQNISYSQVIHLSHVIHPDIPQWLGDPPVEFETVAELHQDGYYLRRFAFGEHTATHINAPKSFYADGVGIDQYPADLLVVPAIVLNIQAQAVNPDYTLSVTDILNWEQQHGVIDPGCVVLLYTGWQNKWWDKAAFLNADTSGNLHFPGFSCDATQFLLQRQIAGVGIDTHGVDSGQDTTFATNRLILERTRIVLENLTNLDQLPVRGSTLAIGILRLQNGSGSPAAVMAFVP; encoded by the coding sequence ATGATCCTAGACTCAGCCAAATTGTATTTACTGAAAGAAGTTGCACCCTTAGCTAACGAAATTGATACTCACCCTGAAATCTTATTCAAAGCCCTCAGAGGATTAGGTAATCTAGGTTTACTTGCTCTACGAGTACCGCCACAATGGGGTGGAGTTGGTATCAGCGATCAAGATTTTGCAAGTTTTCAAGAATTGGTAGCTAGGTATTCTGGTGCATTAGCTTTTTTGCAAACACAACACCAAAGCGCTGCGGGGATGTTGGTACAAAGCAGTAATTCTCGGCTACAGCAAGCGTATCTTCCACGCATAGGTAACGGAGATGTTTTACTTGGTGTCGGTTTTTCACATATTCGACGGCTAGGAAATCCCACAATCGCGATACCTGTAACCGGAGGCTATCAAATTGATGGATTTGTTCCTTGGGTAACGGGTTGGAATTTGTTTGCTGAGTTTATCGTTGCTGCAACTTTACCTGATGGTGGTGCTGTTTTTGGGATTGTACCTTTTGTAGAGACGCAACAAGCTACAGGTGGTGCGATCGCTTTTAGCCCTCCAATGCAACTCGCCGCTATGCGATCGACCAGTACGGTCAGCGCGACTCTTACTCAGTTCTTTTTATCAAGCGATCGCGTCGTCTTTGTGAAACCTGCGGGGTGGATTCATAATAACGATATCAAAAATGTGCTGCGCGCAACTCCATTAGCTATAGGTTGTGCAATGGCGGGGTTGGATATTGTCAAAGCAACAGCACAAACGAAATCTTTAGCTTTTATTGATAAAGCTTTTACGGCGTTAGAACGAGAATTGAACGAATGTCGAGAGGCGATCGCCCAAGCACAACATACATTTACACAAAAAGTACAACTGCGCGCCTGGGCTATTGATTTAGCAGTACGTACCGCACACGCAGCGGTGACAGTTTCGAGTGGTAGTGCCAATGATACCGCGCATCCAGCACAACGAGTGTATCGCGAAGCGCTAGTATATACAGTTTCAGGACAAACTCCTGCAATCATGGAAGCAACTTTAACGCAATTAACTTCCCCACCGCGATATCACTCAAAAAAGCGTCAAAACATCTCCTATTCGCAAGTCATTCATCTCAGCCATGTAATTCATCCTGATATTCCTCAATGGCTAGGCGATCCGCCTGTGGAATTTGAAACTGTTGCTGAGTTGCATCAAGATGGTTATTACCTCCGGCGTTTCGCTTTCGGCGAACACACTGCAACGCATATCAACGCGCCTAAGAGTTTTTACGCGGATGGAGTAGGAATCGATCAATATCCTGCGGATCTATTAGTTGTTCCTGCGATTGTGTTGAATATCCAAGCACAAGCCGTAAATCCTGACTACACGCTGAGCGTTACTGATATTTTAAATTGGGAGCAACAACACGGTGTAATTGATCCTGGATGCGTGGTGTTACTGTATACAGGATGGCAAAACAAGTGGTGGGATAAAGCCGCATTTCTCAATGCTGATACATCTGGCAATCTTCATTTTCCAGGATTTAGCTGCGATGCAACGCAGTTTTTACTACAACGACAAATTGCCGGTGTAGGAATTGATACACATGGTGTCGATTCTGGACAAGATACCACGTTTGCAACGAATCGTTTAATACTAGAAAGAACAAGAATTGTCTTAGAAAATTTAACGAATCTCGATCAATTACCTGTACGTGGATCTACGTTAGCGATCGGTATTTTACGCTTACAAAATGGTTCGGGTTCGCCTGCTGCGGTGATGGCATTCGTTCCATAA
- a CDS encoding secondary thiamine-phosphate synthase enzyme YjbQ translates to MIYQNHITLSTKTHGDMHDITDQVNSIVKKSGIKTGMAHVFNVGSTASIGTIEFEPGLQRDLPELLNKLIPPSREYGHEQMWHDGNGHSHLQATWLGPSLTVPVQNGKLELGTWQQIFHLECDIKPRQRKVVVTIYGE, encoded by the coding sequence ATGATTTATCAAAACCACATTACTTTATCGACTAAAACACACGGGGATATGCATGATATTACCGATCAGGTTAACTCGATTGTAAAAAAGTCGGGAATCAAAACCGGAATGGCGCACGTATTTAATGTGGGTAGTACCGCCTCGATTGGTACGATTGAATTTGAACCAGGATTGCAGCGTGACTTACCCGAACTTCTTAATAAACTCATTCCACCAAGTCGCGAATACGGACACGAGCAAATGTGGCATGATGGCAATGGACACTCGCATTTGCAAGCTACATGGCTAGGTCCATCGTTAACAGTACCCGTGCAAAATGGCAAGCTAGAGTTAGGTACTTGGCAACAAATCTTTCATTTAGAATGTGATATCAAACCACGCCAGCGCAAAGTCGTTGTCACAATTTATGGAGAGTGA